aaaagaaataaaaacctccaaggaaaaataaagaatcagagaTCGGCTGACTcactcaaaatcataaacctagaaaatagggataacaacggggtcagatatactgagataatttcataccactatttacatttattaagtggaaaacctttaaaacattttatatcaCCATTatgattaatagttggaaccctaaaccacaaatatataatttgtataCTTTAATCCAAAatgcctggtcccgagagctgagttaCACCGAGTTACACTGATAGTACTTAATCCATAATTAAAgacccgagagctgagctacaccgagttactctactaggTCCCGAGAGTTAGGGTACCACCGAGTTACCCCAAATCATAATTTATCTTAccagatcaatactggtgcccacgcagtcctaatgatgcccatcaGGTAGCATGTTCcgactaagagccataatgagaaaacatttcgaaatatgcgtatacaatatatatatagcaaaataacaatttacctAATatagcggtaaatagtaaatataaactcactggtTGCTATCCATGTGATAACTGGCAAGCGACCTAATCATGGctcgcctcagaagcacgaacagtcgacgagtctaaaaatatataaataattattaaaacggacCTTAATTCTAGAGAGTATTAGACATcacatagaactagcacaattaataagtTAAGGTATAGCCGCACAGAGTAAACACAgtactcaaataaattataagtcaCAAAcaaaacaagtctattgagttctcgctttaaaatccgcttcgaaaaatattatttaaataattattaaataatatattaattcgatttccaaatagtgggttagccgagttacctaAACTATCAAGCTAACTTATATATTaagtaattatatgaatttaaactataaattaattaccgtttttagaatataattattaaggggtaatgtcataaaaattcataaactttacacgttttctcattttaatcatgttgtttaaaaatcatcattttcataCAACAACTACCAATTTTTCCCAAATCCATACACCCTGCAAAAATCCGGCGAAAATTGTTGACGTCTCACTATTTGGTTCGTTATGGCATGTCACTATCTGATTGCCAACTCAAcaattttcaccggatttttgaacggtgtatggatttgggaaaaattgatagtttgtgtatgaaaatgacgatttttaaacggcgtaattaaaatgaaaaaacgtgtaaagttggtgaatttttatgatattaacccGATTATTAATACCAAgccaattataataaaatatcgtattttttcagatttaaaataatataatcaattAGCAATTTAACAATCAAAACGATAATTGATAGTCCGGTTTTAAAATTTCTATCATATCATACCAATTTTAttagcttggattttttttgagtaAAAGCTTGGATTTTAGAAATCAAGAAACGCACCCGAGCATCTCAACTAGGTTGACACCCTCTTAGCGTTTGCATCACGCTTctaaaaaccaaaaaatatattaaagataaagtaaaaagttttacaaaacaaaccaaaacaacTAGCAGGATCTATAAGATGTATGCCTACTAAAATCTTGATAAATTACAGAATTACAAAAATTTGGCACAGAAGACCACCAAATATAAGATGCAGCTGTAGCTCCGTATTTTGCAAGTAAGTCGGCAACTCGGATTCCTTCTTATAAATATGAGAGACTTGAAAATTCATCTTAGAAATCTGATGAAGATAAGATAACCAATCATGTAGATACTCCCAAGGAACGTTCTTCGATTTTGAAGTAAAAAGTTGAACCACAAAAGTAGAGTCACACTCCAACCATAAAGAATCCATCCTCTCTTCCAAGCTATATCTACTGCCATAATGGCAGTCGCTATTTCAGCTGCGAAAGCAAATTCATTTCCCAACGAAAAAGCAAATGAGCCTTTTGTAAAACCAGCCGAATTTCTAAAAATGCCCCCTCCGCCATCTGCTCCCGGCGCTCCCAAGGCACGTATTGACTTTGGTCCAATTATTCAGAGGAGTATGCCAAGTAACCGGAATAATTTTAGGAGCAGTTGTAGGTTTACATGTGATCTGCAGAAGCCTCAATATATTCAAGTCTACCATTGAGTTGCGCATACAACCTATTCTAAAGAAATCAGATTCTTTGATAGATGTCCATATCTTTCTAAGAGCGAAATGAATATTTGGGATTGAATCCTCAAAAATTGATGCGTTTCATAGCTTCCAAATGACCCAAATCGTTTGCACCACCGCCGAACACCTGCGAGCTGAAAGTGAAAAGTAAAACCTGCTCAATAAAGCTTTGCAGAGATCCTGCCTCAATCACCCTTCTtccaaacaaattaaaaacacTTTGCCAAATTGATTTTGCAAATTTACAATTGAGAAAGAGATGATCATGGTTCTCATTGTGAACTAAACAcataaccctaaaccctaaaccctaaatcctaaCCGAACAAATTAAACATTCTTATAGTCTGCAAAACCGTCCAAACTTTTTGTTTAGGTTcgaacttcatctggtacgcttagagtgttaaaaacatacccaaactcccttcCCTGTGCTATTTTTGGAACTGCAAATAGCCCCAAAAACAGCCAAGCGataactaaatcaatttttctatgattataattaatcacAACTCAAAACGTTGTCCAAATAACCGATAAactatcgagctaacaaaattcctagttaaacacaacttttcaaaaaccgCTTTTCTAGCCGAATTCGGCCTATCacaacgcttacttaaaacactctgattaccaaacatattgaacattcttattatATGCAACATTGTCTAAGACTTCTGTTTAGATTCGAACTTCATCTGGTAGGCGTgtggggtcaaaaaacgcacccaaactcccttccctgagctgttttggggactgCAGATCAGCCCCAAAAACAGCCAAAACAGCCAAACGAgcattgtttcaattttatgtcttcaaatgaaatgaagatatgataatattttccGTACGTTAGATAACATGTTCCGGATATACTCAATTTTTCCAAAAACCGCTTTTCTAACCATCTTCGAGCTATCAAAACTCTTACTtcaaacagtctgattacagaAAAAATAGTACATTCTTATagtctgcaacaccgtctaaaactttcgtTTAGGTTCAAACTTCATCCGGTATGCGTAGGGTGTCAAAACACGCACTTAAACAAATTGAATATagtctgcaacaccgtctacaactttcgtttaggttcGAACTTCGTCCGGTATGCGTAGGGTGTCAAAATATGCACCTAAACAAATTGTACATTCTTATAGTCTACAACACCGTCTAAAAATTTTGTTTAGGTTCGAACTTCATCCGGTATGCATAGGGTGTCAAAAACCACACCTAAACTCCCTTCCCTGAGCTATTTTGAGAACTGTAAAACAGCCCCAAAAACAGCCAAACGATAATTAATACAATTTTcctatgattataattaatctcaACTCAAAACGTTGTCTATATAACcgataaattatcgagctaacaaaatatctagttaaactaaacttttcaaaatctgcttttctagccaacttcgggctatcaaaacgcttacttaaaacagtctgattaacaaacaaaTTGCACATTCTTATTATCTTCAACACTGTCTAAAATTTCCGTTTAGGTTTGATCTTCATCCGGTAGGCGTATGGGTTCAAAATACGCACCCAAACTCCTTTCcgtgagctgttttggggactgCGGAATAGCCCCAAAAACAGACAAGCGAGCATGGTTTTAATTTTCTATCTTCAAATGAAATGaagatatgataatattttccGTACGTAAAATAACATTTTCCGAATAAAGTCAACTTTTCAGAAACCGTTTTTCTAACCAACTCCGGCTATCAAATCGcttatttaaaacagttcgcttacaaaacaaattgaacattcttataaTCTGCAAAATCGTCTAAAACTTTCCTTTAGGTTTGACCTTCATACGGTACGTGTAGGGTTTCACTTGCACGCACACAGAAGGGTGTAAAACTCTAATTCAGCGTCAATTTGGGAAGTCATTCAGCTTCTAAAGGCAACATTCAAACTCGCTCAGAACATAAAAAAGCTAATTTGGGGGCCTAAACGGCCGAATTAGGCCGAAAACCGATGGGGCTCATAGGCTTTAGCCTAATTAGTCTTGTTTATTGGCCCGTTTCCACCCAAATTCTATTCAAAAACCGCCAGATTCGCACACCCCGAAATCTGGCCCTTCTTTGGGGTCCCGGGACGAATCACGCCGAATTTGGGAAAACGAAGGGGAACACGTCCTCTAGGGCTTAATTTCGATCAACGGGCACCCCGCAAGAGTTTACGGTTTGACTTTCACGCGCACAGAAGGGTGTAAAATCCTAATTCGACGTCAATTTGAGAAGCCATTCAGCTTCTAAAGGCAACATTCAAACTCgctcaaaacataaaaaaagcTAACCTAAACGGCCGAATTGGACGAAAACTGACGAGGCTCATAAGCTTTAGCCTAATGAGTCTTGCTTATTGGCCCTTTTCCACCCAAATTCCATTCAAATATTTCCCGATTCGGGCACCCCGAAATCCGGCCCTTCTTTGGGGTCCCGAGACGAATCACGCCGAATTTGGGAAAATGAAGGGGAACACCTCCTCTAAGGCTTAATTTCAATCAACGGGCGCCCCATAAAGTTTAGGGTTTCACTTGCACGCACACAGAAGGGTATAAAATCCTAATTCAACGTCAATTTGGAAAGCCTTTCAGCTTCTAAAGGCAACATTCAAACTCGCTCAgaacataaaaaaaactaatttggGGCCTAAACGGACGAATTTGGCCAAAAACCGACGACTCAGAGGCTTTAGCCTAATGAGTCTTGCTTATTGGCCCTTTTCCACCCAAATTCCAATTAAAAATCGCCTGATTCGCGCACACCAAAATACGGCCCTTCTTTGGGGTCCCGGGACGAATCACGCCGAATTCGGGAAAACGAAGGGGAACACCTCCTCTAAGGCTTAATTTCAATCAACGGGCGCCCCACAAGAGTCTAGTGTTTCACTTGCACGCACACAGAAGGGTGAAACCCTAATTCGACGTCAATTTGGGAAGTTATTCAGCTTCGAAAGGCAACATTCAAACTCGCTCAGAacataaaaaagttaatttggGGGCCTAAACATCCGAATTTGGCCAAAAACCGACGGGTCCCATAAGTTTAAGCCCAATGAGTCTTGCTTATTGGCCTGTTTCCACCCAAATTCCATTCCAAAATCGCCTGATTCGCGCACCCCGAAATACAGCCCTTCTTTACGGTCCCGGGACGAATCACGCCGAATTTGGGAAAATGAAGGGGAACACCTCCTCTAAGGCTTGATTTCAATCAACTAGCGCCCCACGAGAGTTTAAGGTTATTTTGGGCTAAAAGATTGAAGAATTGAAGATTTAGCGGAGTTGGGAATTGGAATGAAGAATTGAAGTGAAACAAGACCATGGAGCATGTGTGGGAAGAGAAGTTGACTTAAGCAAAAGTGAAGGTGAGCTGAAAAGAAGACATGTGCAATTTAAGACATATCTTGATCGAGAAGTTGGCTTAAAAAGAGCTTCTCGGTCAAGACATTGCTTATTATTATCTCTTTTCTTATGTTGTTGGTGACATGAGTGGCCAAACCCCAAGTTTGAGTGTTGTTATGGATTGgaattttattatatgattGATTGTGGTTAGATAAGtgtttaatttcatgttttgatTATTGGGCTTAACGCTAGGGTTAGCTAGATCATTTAATCCTTGATTTGTGTTTAggtaattaattgaaaaattgttAACCAAATAGACCTAAGTAATCAATTGCGTAAAATATAACACCGTGAGAGCAGGTTAGATTTTAGGTAGTCTTTGAGTGCATTTAATAGATGTTTCTTAGTTAATTGAGTTGGGATTTGATTTCGTGAGAGTGAGTTAGAGGTCAGTTGATTAGTTAGGTTGCGTTTTTAATTTTccttgaggcttgagagagcgggattagGTGGTTTAGAACGACTCGACTCTTGTTTAGAACACTAGAAAAATCGTATTCCATGATTATATTGCTTTGAAGTTTCAATCCTTGAACCATTAAACCTTTATCACTCTATTTTTGCTTTACCATTGATTGTTAATTTGTTTAGTTTGAGTTAATTGTTTGTTTAATTGTTAGTTGATTAGTTTAATTCGCCTAGTTGTTTGATTTTAGTTATTAACGTTTCAAAAACTATTGCTAAACGAATGAAAGTTACAAAATGAAATCGGTGTGTTAAGTAGAGTTggctctgtgggatcgatattAGTCTAACGGATTATACTACTCCTTGCGATATCGTACATTTGCGGTTTgaaccaacaagtttttggcgatGTTGCCGGGGACAATTACATACTTAATAGATTGAGAATAGAGTTAgcatttattttctattttttactatttttgttATACTTGTGTTTTGTGATTTTACGTGGGTTGTTCTTGTTTTTGGTTGTGCAAGAAATTCGTGTATTTGTTGGTCTATCTTCATATATTGTTTTTATGGTGAATCTATTCGGAGAGGAGTAATGGCATGGGATCCGAAGTGTGAGATTTGTACGAATCTTGGCCACACCAGAAGCGAGTGCCCCGAGTTTAATCAAGTTTTGAATGAGGAGAACTTCAATGCTTATTTTGAGTATCATATTGAGCAAGCGGTTGCTGCCAAAGCCAGAGAAGTTGCTGCACTTCCAAACACCTCTGATATTTGTTGGAAATTTGGCCATACCGGAGGCGATTTCCCCATACTTATTCAAGCTTTAAATGGGCATAATAATTGTATCGGTGATCACAACCAAGTAATTGACCATTATTCCAATCCTTACAATCACGAGTTGGATGACCATCAAAGATTTATGGATTTGGATAGTGAAAAGGCATTTATGGAACCTCGTCCCACAAAGGTGACTGTAGAGCATGAGAAAAAACAGTGTGAGGATAGTGAAATTGAAGCTCAAATTTCTGACTCACTTACTTGTTCCATGAGGATGAAAGTAGGAAATAATTTGGTATTACAGTACTCTACGAAGAAATCAACAAATCCTTTGATTATAAAGACCCATTTCTAGAAGGGTTTGATTCCAAGTATGACGGAAACTATATCAAATATATGAAgatgcttcatactcctcatgttccTTATTgtagagtacaagcatacttTATATCATCTGAGTtttatttgaaggagccaaTAAGGAAGAAGAGGGAGAATATACTACCAAGACGACTTCTTCATGTTAAGTTGTATCATTaacaaccttacgcgaagagtctagctttcGACTCTAAATAAAGCGCATTTGGTAGGCAATCTCAAGAGGTTTTTTCCTTTCACCTTACactcatgtttttcaatttttttattgcattGCTCCGAGGACAttgcatgaaatagtgtgaggatggggaaaaacatatcgtttaattagtttttttttattattatttctgcatttgtgcatacgtactttatcataatcttatcctAACCTTATTATAACCTTGTCATAACCATATTATAATCTTAtcgtaatattatcataattgtagcataatattttaataacagtctcataattttatcataatattatcatgacagTATTTCAACTtcattataatattttcattacttttttttataattgtatcaCAATGTTATCATTGATAGTATCACATCTAATTTTAAGCATCGTCTAAAGCCGAACAAAGATGAGAAGATGACTGTTTGTGGTGGCAGTTGTCCGAGAGGCAAACATCGACGGATGTGGATGGCGACAGCTGGAGTTAGGTAAAGTAATAATTAGGTAATTAGTTTTAGATTTTTAGGTAATTAGGTAAGTAGTTTTGGTGGTGGCTAAGCAGATGGGGTGGTGGTGACGAGGATGACGGTGGTGGCGATAGGtaagttttgatttttagggtttttaggtTTAGGatattttgacttttttagaTGGTGATTGGTGACATGCCAGTTGAGGTGGAGCTAAATATGTGtgtgttttattatatttttatttttttaaattgccaCGTCACTAAATGTTAACGGCGTCTGTAAAAATTTGGACAAAAGAAATTTACTGGCCATCAGATCAAAACTCATGGGGTTTACTGatcgaaaataaaatttagggaCTATGTTGatagaaaatccaaatgttaggAACGACTGGTGAAAGTAAACTAAAATtcttgtaataaaataaaaatttactttcGAAAGTGAAAACATAAGAAGTCTAAAAACCGAAAGTACTTTTTTAATGTTCTCGACTTCTCGTGTTGAAGtagaatttgaaaatatttataaaaatgggGTGTTTTCTATAAATTTCTCGAAAGGTTTTTAGTTTGTTGGATAATTTTGAACAATTAATGAATTccataaatcaaacataatttttttttttcaaacagcATAAATGTGATTCTATGGATAAATAGCAAAAATTGAGTGGCAGTCGGTTTTCCAATTTTGTTGTCACTCTGCCTCGCTCATTTTAAACCCAAACCTCCTCCACTATGCTTATATCAATCACAGCAACAATCCATGGCCGCCATCGCTAGCACTTTGGTCACAACATTCTTTAGCTCTAAAAGTATTAACAGACCTcgtaaaaatatatcaattctAGCTATGGCGGTGTCCCCTGCTGTGATCGTTGGTGGTGGAAGAGTTGGTAGGGCTTTGCAAGAAATGGGCAGCGGACAAGATGTGCTTGTAAAGAGAGGGGAGGTTATTCCACTCCATTTTGAAGGTCCAATTTTAGTTTGTACAAGAAATGATGATCTTGAAGCTGTTCTTGAGGCCACTCCTAAGTCGAGATGGAAAGGTACAATAtcactattttcttttttacgTATAAATTCACCGACGTCCTCTTTAATCGTgatttataaaatgtttcaaatttataaattcacaGATTTGGTGTTTTTCCAGAATGGAATGCTGGAACCATGGCTTGAAAGTAAAGGTCTTGGAGTTGCAGACCAAGTGCTGGCATATTTTGCCGTTGCAAAGCTTGGAGAACCTCCTATTGATGGAAAAACTGACACCAATCCTGACGGACTGACTGCAGCTTATGGAAAATGGGCTTCTGCGTTGGCTGCAAGATTACATGCTGGCGGCCTATCTTGTAAGGTTATGAGAATTCAATCTTTTctttttgtgattttaatattaaatcgatGGTGGATAggattggttttttttttaccgAAAGAATTAAAAATCGACTTTTATAGTCTCGAATCTAGCCACGCCAATTGCGCTAGAGAATTGTTACAGAAAAAGCGATCTCGTAGGGCTTTCTTGGCTATATCATTAGCCGCCCAATTACTGTTGGTCCAGATGGCTTCTCAAGAGGGGGGGGGTGAATTGAGAATTAAaaactttgataaaaataacttataaaaatattcgaAAGCTAATGCAAGTATGATTAAAGCTAAACTGGAAATAAACAGATAAGCAGTAAACGAAGAACACTGAATTTTTATAGTGGTTCTGCAACTGCATACATCCACTCCCCAAGCAATACTTCTTGGGAATTCCACTATCCAGTTTCTTTTACGGGCAAGAAACAACAGCCTTGAAATACAGAGCTAAACACTACCCGTTCTAGTCTGATTTCCCAACCACTGGTTTTACCAAGATCCAGAAAACTTAAACCCAGTAAACTTATCACCTAGGTGTTTACAAAAACCTTTAACCAAAACTGTTTATGCAAAAATAACTCGTTGAATACAAATCAACCTATTAAGTAAACCGAGTTAAGTAAAGCATTAAATAATGAAGCTCAGATTTAAAACCAAAGAGTAAAAAGCATCTTTTAGCAAAACATTAAAACCTCCATTGAAAAGCTTTGAAAAGATTGTTTACTCAGAAATCTTGCTTAAGGAGAAAGGTGAGGAAGatggtctatttatagaaaacCTTTTCTCCAAAAAGCCCTCAGATATTTTCAAAGATTCCTTTAAAGATTTGCCACCTATCCAGTTTCTAGAAGCAATAGGAAAGAGAAAATGATTGCTTGTGAAGAAACCGTTGCACCAGAAAACAAGAGAATGTTTTTATTCTTTGTGTGTGCATGTGACTGAAAAGGACATTTTGATGATGTcacaatctttaaaaccgttttgaTCAAAAGAGAATCAAAAACATTTTCTAGAGCTTCAGAATTTTAATGACTTTATTTAGCCCATTTACCTTTACAGATAAATCTATAAACTCTTGAGGCCCATTGTACTTGGTGATCCAGACTTGTTCATACTTTGTTCTTTCTTGATCTTTGACTGTTCTTCTGCTTCCAGAATTAGCTTGAGCCTGGTTCTGCATTTACTCAAGTTCCACTGAATACTCCACATTAGCCTTACttctttaaagtttatgttatatCAAAAATAGGGGTAACCTTTagccaacaatctccccctttttgataaTGACAAAACTTTGAACAAGTAGAATGATTTAAGAGACAAGGAGTAAATCACAGTATGAATGAATGAGATGCAGATTTTCGAAAACTAGTTTGATCTCTGCTCAAATTAGCTCCCCCTGAATTTGTGCCAAACTAATTTTCAAGAGTTTCTTTAACTTCTTTCTAAAAAACAACTGCACGAAGACTCTTAATCAAATTATCTTGATAGAAGCAAAAAGTGGATAAGATCAGTTAGAATACATAAGACTTATAGCAGAAACAGCCATACTGAAAAGATAATGTAGAAAATTCTGCAAGCAAATGGCATTCATATATATAAGAGCAAGAAAGAAAAAGCACAAGTATTTACTCCCCCTTTTTGTCAGACATCAAAAAGAGTAAGGGGAATAAACAAAATAGCATGGataggaaaataaaatgaagCATAAGCTATCTTAGCAAAACATAAAGAGCATAGTTTTAAGGGAAGATAAAAAGTGCTAAAAATCTAGAAGCAGCTAGATTAATCTTTTAACACAGCAGGTTTGTCCTTGGAACCTATTTCACCAGGTGAGATCTTTGCGGTTTCAAACTTGGTGGATGAACGGGTGGCTCTTTTAGAAACAGAAGGGGGAATGCTGGACTGAACAGCTTTTGAGATAGGAGAATCAATGTTCAAAGGCTCAGTAGTTTCTGGATCAGCTCCAGAGATACTTCTCACCACATCAGTACCTTTTGATTCCTTCTCAACTTGCTTTAATGGAGATAAGGCAGGGATAGGAGCAGTTGGAATCATCAAGTTCAGAAGCTCCTTTTTCATCTCAGTGAGCCATAAATCCAAGCTTTCCCTTGCAGCTCTATCAAACATCTGAAATTTGTCAGCTAGGAGAGCTCTAGCTTTAGCTTCAGATGTGTCCATATTAGCCTCAGTGGAAGCAGCTTCAACAGTCTTCTTAGTTTTGCTAGTCTCTCCTTTTGTGTTGTCCCCCAAAGTTGTCTGCTCAAAGTCCTTCTTTGTTTCAATGTCTGCTTCCTCTGTATTTTTCCCAGTTTCCATAATGGCATCAATGTTGTAACTTGGAAGCTCCTGTGAGGGAGTTTTTGAATCCTTCTTCCTGTGAGCAGTTTCTTTTGGAACACCATGCTTGGTTAACACAATTTTTCTTCGGATTGGAAGCTTTGGAATTCGAGTACTAGTTGCCTTGATCTGGATGGCTTGATTCCTTTTCTTTTGAAGAGCTTCTTGCAGAGTCTCCATGTCTTCTGAGTCAGTCTTCTCTGAATTGATAGAGTCAGAAACCTCCAAAGCCAAATCTTTGCCTTTTGCAgattcaaaaatctctttttcTGAGgattctgcttcttcttctgagTCCTCCTTTTCCTCAGAGCTAACCGCTTTCTCAGATGCCTCTTCTGATTTTTCCTTTTCCTCAGTCTTATCTTCACCACTTGCCAGCTCTTCATCATCCACAAACTGAGTTGTTTCAATTTCTTTGGACTCCTtaaatttctttgtttttgacACAAAGCCTTTTTCGAAGTGGGAGTCTTTGAGGTAGACCCATCAGACTCAATGACAGCAGCCCTTTTCCTTCCTTTAATAACCATTGCAGTCGGTTGAGAGAAGATGCAAGAATCAAGTGAGACCGATGTGTTGAGGAGTAACTCTAAGGGATTTGAACTTTAGAAATAAATCAGTCAagtgattttctttttaaagaaGAAACCAAAGGTGGTtcctttttgaattttgaagagCTGATCCTGTGGAGATTGCGTGTTATCAAGGATATTCACAATAAAGGGAGATCTTTCCACGTGGCAGAGATAGGAGGCAAGGACATATTACCGTTTTAAAGAGAAGTCTAGAAGCTAAAGATCCGTTAGAAACAGTTTTATCCCTTTTTACCAGCATGCTTCgaaatttgaaaagataacttatgataatttatttttcaaatttctgCTATTTGAGCTCAAATGACAAAACTgatctcttttaaaaaaatagctacaccttttttttttttttttaatataataactatTAAAGATAAGATTATAAAGatgcaaaaaaaataattcagaAAAGAGAAGTAGCACAGATTGATTGCTAGAAGAAAtcaaaaataaactgaaaaagCATTTAAAACCCAAAAACAGGAAAGATATTATTTTGAGCAGAAAAAAAATGCAGATGCATGACCAATCAACTTTCTAGGATCATAAGTCCTATCTCTCTACGAATCCTGCAAAAAGTTTCTTCATTTAAGGGT
This window of the Mercurialis annua linkage group LG5, ddMerAnnu1.2, whole genome shotgun sequence genome carries:
- the LOC126682920 gene encoding uncharacterized protein LOC126682920 isoform X1, translating into MAAIASTLVTTFFSSKSINRPRKNISILAMAVSPAVIVGGGRVGRALQEMGSGQDVLVKRGEVIPLHFEGPILVCTRNDDLEAVLEATPKSRWKDLVFFQNGMLEPWLESKGLGVADQVLAYFAVAKLGEPPIDGKTDTNPDGLTAAYGKWASALAARLHAGGLSCKVLDKEAFQKQMLEKLVWIAAFMLVGARHPGATVGIVEKEYRSEASSLIAELASAAAAEKGIVFEEGIEERLCAYARAVAHFPTAVKEFKWRNGWFYSLSEKAIGEGKPDPCPLHTAWLKELKVI